Proteins co-encoded in one uncultured Draconibacterium sp. genomic window:
- a CDS encoding family 78 glycoside hydrolase catalytic domain, with protein MRNYKSIFIRKLLFLVIIPGLLFTMSCSESEKTTTAITNLSCEYLENPLGVDVLQPRFSWNITSGERGVTQSAYRLIVGENLNEVKKGTGNIWDSGKISSDNLVNIEYEGTPLQSNKKYFWKVQVWTDNENAIGSEPASFHTGLLAEKDWKAKWITTKETITTASPLLRKEFSVDKKVEHAYAFVTAGGFYELYLNGTKVGDHLMDPAITEFTKTVLYSTFDVTELLKEGENVVGAMLGNGAYNMLRSDDRYAWRRGGGGTPPGLLAQINITHTDGSQSVLISDESWKSTPGPITFNNFFGGEDYDARKEIGGWGTPKFDDQNWENVVAATEPGGKLKSQMMPPVKVRETIKPVTSTNDTSGVYLYDLGQNIVGWWKVSVKGEPGVTIRITGAETLNDSLFPKPLEVGDILSTKNRYHSQVWTDYTLKGTETETYEPRFFYSGFRYIKVETSNKQNLDEIEVSGRVVNSALERNGTFSSSEPLLNQIHEAGLWSQIGNTVFYPTDCPHREKGGYNGDGQVIAETSMHDFHMASFYTKWINDMRDTQEENGRIPNTSPTLVGGMGGGVAWGSAYILIPWWMYNYYNDTRILAEHYPTQKRYLMYLKDLAMNDSNPEEEYIINDFGSYWFSLGEWCAPGQSDGPNHPVVSTYYYYYNAVLMAKIAEKLGKTEDAREFEALSTTIKNAFNDKFFDEETGFYGAEEVYQTYQLLALNGEIIPDGYREKVVNTVVDDIIARDNHLNTGILGTKYLWTTLSKEGFDDLTFEVATQTTFPSYGYWIENNSTTLLEHWSGRSSHNHEMFGSIVEYYYKYLAGIQSPMEGKTSVAYKHIYLEPRVPEKLESVSASYETVQGEVAVNWKKSATAFQYHVSIPANTAASVILPAFDFQNITISEGDTKVWENDNFIPGNHGIENVKNNSGYFEVTIGSGNYTFKLQSN; from the coding sequence ATGAGAAACTACAAATCTATTTTTATCAGAAAACTATTATTCCTTGTAATAATACCTGGCCTCCTTTTTACAATGTCCTGTAGTGAGTCTGAAAAAACAACTACAGCGATAACTAATTTAAGCTGCGAGTATCTTGAAAATCCACTGGGGGTTGATGTGCTGCAACCAAGATTTTCATGGAATATCACTTCCGGAGAGCGTGGCGTTACACAAAGTGCATACCGGTTAATTGTTGGAGAAAATTTGAATGAAGTGAAAAAAGGAACCGGTAATATATGGGATTCCGGTAAAATTAGCTCTGATAATTTGGTTAATATTGAATATGAGGGAACGCCTCTTCAGAGCAATAAAAAGTATTTCTGGAAAGTCCAGGTTTGGACCGACAATGAAAATGCAATTGGAAGTGAACCTGCAAGTTTTCACACCGGATTGTTGGCTGAAAAGGATTGGAAAGCCAAGTGGATAACAACAAAAGAAACAATTACAACTGCCAGCCCTTTGCTCAGGAAAGAATTCTCAGTGGATAAAAAAGTAGAGCACGCCTATGCTTTTGTAACTGCCGGTGGATTTTATGAACTGTATCTTAACGGTACAAAAGTGGGTGATCATTTAATGGATCCCGCAATTACTGAATTTACCAAAACTGTTTTATACTCAACATTTGATGTAACAGAGCTTTTGAAGGAAGGAGAAAACGTTGTGGGTGCAATGTTAGGCAACGGAGCGTATAATATGTTACGATCGGATGACAGATATGCATGGCGACGTGGGGGAGGAGGAACGCCACCTGGTTTGTTGGCGCAAATAAACATTACTCATACAGATGGAAGTCAGTCGGTTTTGATTTCAGATGAAAGCTGGAAATCTACGCCTGGCCCAATTACATTTAATAATTTCTTTGGTGGTGAAGACTATGATGCCAGAAAAGAAATTGGAGGTTGGGGAACACCTAAATTTGATGATCAAAATTGGGAAAATGTTGTCGCTGCAACTGAGCCGGGCGGAAAATTAAAATCACAGATGATGCCACCAGTAAAAGTTAGAGAAACAATTAAGCCTGTAACTTCTACAAACGACACTTCCGGCGTTTACCTTTATGATTTGGGACAAAATATTGTTGGTTGGTGGAAAGTTTCAGTAAAAGGAGAACCCGGTGTAACCATTCGTATAACTGGTGCCGAAACATTAAACGACTCACTTTTTCCAAAACCGCTGGAAGTTGGCGATATTTTGAGTACAAAAAACAGGTATCATTCTCAGGTGTGGACCGACTACACATTAAAAGGTACTGAAACTGAAACCTATGAGCCACGTTTTTTCTACTCCGGATTCAGGTATATTAAAGTTGAGACCAGCAACAAGCAGAACCTGGACGAAATAGAAGTGTCAGGTCGCGTAGTAAATTCAGCGTTGGAACGGAACGGAACTTTTAGCTCTTCAGAACCACTACTTAACCAAATTCATGAGGCCGGATTATGGTCGCAAATTGGAAATACAGTTTTCTACCCAACCGATTGTCCACACAGGGAAAAAGGAGGATACAATGGCGATGGGCAGGTAATTGCAGAGACGTCGATGCACGATTTCCATATGGCATCGTTCTACACCAAGTGGATAAACGATATGCGCGACACTCAGGAAGAAAATGGCCGTATTCCGAACACTTCGCCAACTTTGGTAGGAGGAATGGGAGGTGGTGTTGCATGGGGAAGCGCTTATATACTAATTCCATGGTGGATGTATAATTACTATAACGATACAAGAATTTTGGCAGAGCATTATCCTACACAGAAACGGTATTTGATGTATCTGAAAGATCTTGCTATGAACGATTCAAATCCTGAGGAAGAATACATTATCAACGACTTTGGTAGCTACTGGTTCTCGCTGGGTGAATGGTGTGCTCCCGGACAAAGCGATGGTCCCAATCATCCGGTGGTTAGTACATACTACTATTATTACAATGCCGTTTTAATGGCAAAAATTGCCGAAAAGCTTGGGAAGACAGAAGACGCACGGGAATTCGAAGCACTTTCAACTACAATTAAGAACGCTTTTAACGATAAATTTTTTGACGAAGAAACAGGTTTTTATGGGGCTGAAGAAGTGTATCAAACTTATCAGTTACTTGCTCTGAATGGAGAAATAATTCCTGATGGATATCGTGAAAAGGTTGTAAACACTGTTGTTGATGATATTATAGCAAGAGACAATCATTTGAATACAGGAATTCTGGGAACAAAATATTTGTGGACAACACTTTCAAAAGAAGGTTTTGACGACCTGACATTCGAAGTTGCTACACAAACTACTTTCCCAAGTTATGGTTACTGGATCGAAAATAATTCAACCACACTTTTGGAGCATTGGTCTGGTAGAAGCTCTCATAATCACGAAATGTTTGGTTCCATTGTTGAATATTATTACAAGTACCTGGCAGGTATACAATCGCCAATGGAAGGAAAAACTTCAGTAGCATACAAACACATCTACCTTGAGCCTCGCGTACCGGAAAAACTGGAATCGGTAAGCGCATCTT